The following proteins are encoded in a genomic region of Periophthalmus magnuspinnatus isolate fPerMag1 chromosome 23, fPerMag1.2.pri, whole genome shotgun sequence:
- the ccdc82 gene encoding coiled-coil domain-containing protein 82 yields MESLYKRKMFASMRKTKVAAKRQIGLPASILDDSDEGSFSSSSSGSESEFRSSQEEDSDSGASSSDHSRSVTRRKRSFLGHDSTSSSSSSEESSEEEEPKSSGRSVKRSRVQRNDESDSDAAEKTRKEAPEKAKRRQRHNKLLALSRRIKAGVNRRRSRLKQDSDEDDESRGNGVDKGACKSSKEAREGNKKMSGGEQEASEGDDEENKGDKGASNGDKEAGKRDEEMEETTKEGDCEEGGTREED; encoded by the exons ATGGAGAGCCTTTACAAGCGCAAAATGTTTGCTTCAATGCGGAAAACCAAAGTGGCCGCGAAGCGTCAGATCGGGCTGCCTGCCTCCATCCTGGACGACAGCGACGAGGGCTCgttctcctcgtcctcctccggCTCCGAGTCAGAGTTCCGCAG CTCTCAGGAGGAGGACAGTGACTCTGGGGCCAGCTCCAGTGACCACAGCCGCTCCGTGACCCGGAGGAAGCGCTCCTTTCTGGGCCATGACAGTACATCATCCTCCTCCAGCTCAGAGGagagctcagaggaggaggagcccaAGAGCTCGGGTCGCTCGGTCAAACGGAGCCGAGTGCAGAGGAACGACGAGTCAGATTCGGACGCGGCAGAGAAGACCAGAAAGGAGGCCCCTGAGAAGGCCAAGAGACGCCAGAGACACAACAAGCTTCTAGCCCTGTCCCGAAGGATCAAGGCCGGTGTCAATCGCCGTAGGAGCCGTCTCAAGCAG GACTCGGATGAAGATGATGAATCCAGAGGAAATGGTGTTGACAAGGGAGCGTGCAAAAGCAGCAAGGAAGCAAGAGAAGGAAACAAGAAGATGAGTGGAGGAGAGCAGGAAGCAAGTGAAGGAGACGATGAGGAAAACAAAGGAGACAAGGGAGCAAGTAACGGAGACAAGGAGGCAGGAAAAAGAGATGAAGAGATGGAAGAGACCACAAAAGAAGGAGATTGCGAGGaaggaggaacaagagaggaagACTGA